From Mastacembelus armatus chromosome 13, fMasArm1.2, whole genome shotgun sequence, one genomic window encodes:
- the numa1 gene encoding nuclear mitotic apparatus protein 1 isoform X4, with protein MAINLGVKALLVWVNSIKLSDRELAVDDLQDGTVLLKVVYMLKKQPGPGFSSSTEDRHQLIADFLEKDCRFSVANGTKVSWDNIRDDINLTVEIAKVLLLLVYHDMMNDRLTLNTLDCDVEQEIANLTSNFVMESQGYVHLSNDVDAYLTRRYLPVSREIFERTATTSSSSVLTSSSVSDDESPIFCRTQKVKFVDMHTVASSSVSKSPLQEIMNTPKFQLRKMQRQMIKERDYRDSLERELASKLAVIAQRESYINQLKYHLEKLKEEHSDQEQVTRDQLNELETKNNTLQMRLDEILKKNKDLKSLSLLMEHKVDELTEENGVLSSQVRAVSLQLATFEAEIVQLTESQGTAQVEWRSKTSYLQSELNQATAEKDLLSEEIQILQGKISILEDEISRAANEEIGENMGPVMERENFEAEISGLRNELVTTSGHLKRAEVEIEAKTQQLAEYQQEIHDLKLQLEQAEEQKIEQMTRLQEHITACEQEIKKLKEIKKAKEDLLNQTEERVKELETKLLAAYSVLGDKDQQINSLKEEVDLLIDETKKHKEDVQAKEEMLATLRLQKSNEQDVLHNQIQMLTVQMEELSSSLKEAEQHIQLKQDLLAKTQQENIQQKEVLQQQILTHQEEVRKLNAEMQVKNEQLVKLRNDSVQHSEFLEQEIKDLKDHIESLKDSFKKAEEQVQAQQVILTNQEQESGHQIKLLQQQLSASEERVRSLEEEIQTKEKQMETLTNQSSEQAELLEQEIQKLKKQAECLGMSLKSAEENLKSKESLFVEQQLQSKQCIEGLQAQMVVSQDEVTRLNAEINSKEELLVHLKTENSRHSESLHQEIESLNKQILSMHNILEITKVQVQTKEDLIVKHKQESTLQIEALKKDSAVLEEVVNQLKSDIQTKERDLNMVKAESCKNLEVLQNEIQTLRDQVQTLSESLKIASEQIQTKENLLAQKELEIFLEKDAFKNMMTTTEEEIRKLKEQLQAKDEHLITLKEEHSKHSDMQQQDIRCLKNQLDNMGHSLTKAEEEVKAQQVMLNKQETESTLQKELLQQQLFAAEQEVRKIKEEIQTKEEQMTLLKANNKEQSDLLSQEIQCLKQQVETLGSSLKKAEEEMKSKEALLTQQQQENAHQREALQSLGEKAKQVEILQQQIYSHEEEFEKLKRSHDEKESLLLKAEEELQKEVETISLKLKAKEQLLFEAKQESAEQMDHLQQQLHSVNSELTQHKEAAVFREQQVVQELQDAALREKEALQEKEALKEQLQAKDEHLITLKEEHSKHSDMQQQDIRCLKNQLDNMGHSLTKAEEEVKAQQVMLKKQETESTLQKELLQQQLFAAEQEVRKIKEEIQTKEEQMTLLKANNKEQSDLLSQEIQCLKQQVETLGSSLKKAEEEMKSKEALLTQQQQENAHQREALQSLGEKAKQVEILQQQIYSHEEEFENLKRSHDEKESLLLKAEEELQKEVETISLKLKAKEQLLFEAKQESAEQMDHLQQQLHSVNSELTQHKEAAVFREQQVVQELQDAALREKEALQEKETLIARILHAENDCKALKKQVEAMVLEKEGLTEAKQAIERENAASRKLGSVLQHELDSLKTDNDKLMKERQTSEATRRELQEQLSAKSEAAEHYKAQMEKAVSHYNSKKQLLQKSQEEMTQLQCSLEVKECELKTITMDNKRLQLDLDKAQTNMNKLKTKVATLEAKLAFVNQNLQAQNKINGNEDRTTELHYLKIPNANADTRALVKRSISSDSLDQSSLEDSLNTRSRKFSAPGESSTPLVRSSERLAAKRRGLQAESLETLYFTPINTRQISRTSTEQQMELDSACKNPTSSVKRRRTTQVINITMTKKTPQCTEGDETFYSLASARSQPNLTSGDSARPMSMDLCDTPARTGAASDQLIGLPGFRRKTLHSQTTSTFCVGAENEPEVAPEDWMRIAELQARNKACLPHLKSSYPVESETGRSSTFMFTDEELRTGDPSETIRRASMMPCQLRDSLASRRHSLMMGQTHTLPLMSGQLPSRTVSSTQPKSPKGTKRPSATLSVHPTSPEKKVKASCFPRPLTPKNKNDNSGPLPAERRESFMFVIENTPKSNNYLKKGLNKPRSARKKSPGKSLKKSPAQTTARKCQENLPPGSGQAGRAAKSPGIMAKTRKMMRKING; from the exons ATGGCCATCAATCTGGGCGTTAAAGCTCTCCTTGTATGG GTCAACAGCATTAAACTGTCTGACCGTGAACTGGCTGTCGACGATTTACAAGATGGAACAGTCTTGTTAAAAGTTGTGTACATGCT AAAAAAGCAGCCTGGCCCTGGTTTTAGCAGTTCAACTGAAGATCGACACCAGCTTATTGCAGACTTTCTGGAGA AGGATTGCAGATTTAGTGTAGCCAATGGCACTAAAGTATCATGGGACAACATAAGAGATGACATCAACTTAACAGTGGAAATTGCAAAG GTGCTTTTATTGCTTGTGTACCATGACATGATGAATGACCGCTTAACTCTAAACACGTTGGACTGTGACGTGGAG caagaGATAGCAAACCTAACTAGTAACTTTGTGATGGAGAGCCAGGGCTACGTTCATCTGAGCAATGATGTTGATGCCTATTTGACAAGACGAT ATTTGCCTGTCTCCCGTGAAATATTTGAGCGAACAGCAACCACCTCTTCATCCAGTGTGTTGACTTCCTCCTCAGTTTCAGATGATGAGTCCCCAATTTTCTGTCGCACACAGAAAGTCAAGTTTGTGGACATGCACACTGTTGCTTCTTCCTCAGTGAG CAAGTCTCCTCTACAGGAGATTATGAACACCCCAAAATTTCAGCTGAGGAAGATGCAGCGACAGATGATAAAGGAGAGAGACTACAGAGATAGCTTGGAGAGGGAGCTGGCCAGCAAGCTTGCAGTCATTGCACAGAGAG AGTCCTACATTAACCAGTTGAAGTACCACCTGGAAAAGCTGAAAGAAGAGCACAGTGATCAGGAGCAGGTTACCAGGGACCAACTCAATGAACTTGAGACAAAGAACAACAC aTTACAAATGCGTCTTGATGAGatcttaaagaaaaataaagatctCAAGAGCCTGTCCTTGCTTATGGAGCACAAAGTGGATGAGTTGACAGAAGAGAATGGAGTACTCTCTTCCCAG GTGAGAGCCGTTTCTTTGCAACTAGCCACATTTGAGGCGGAAATCGTCCAGCTGACAGAAAGTCAAGGTACAGCTCAGGTGGAGTGGAGGAGCAAAACAAGCTACCTCCAGTCTGAACTCAACCAAGCTACTGCCGAAAAG GACCTCCTTTCTGAGGAAATTCAGATTCTCCAAGGAAAGATTTCCATTTTGGAGGATGAAATAAGCAGGGCTGCAAATGAAGAAATAGGAGAGAATATGGGGCCTGTAATGGAG AGAGAAAATTTTGAGGCTGAAATTAGTGGTTTGAGGAATGAACTGGTGACCACATCTGGCCATCTGAAAAGGGCTGAGGTGGAAATTGAGgccaaaacacaacagctggcAGAGTACCAACAAGAAATTCATGATCTCAAGCTTCAACTTGAGCAAGCTGAGGAACAGAAAATTGAGCAGATGACCAGGCTACAAGAACATATTACTGCTTGTGAACAAGAAATCaaaaaacttaaagaaattaaaaaagcGAAGGAAGATCTTCTCAACCAGACTGAAGAAAGAGTCAAAGAGCTTGAGACAAAGTTATTGGCTGCTTATTCTGTCTTAGGTGATAAAGACCAACAAATTAATAGTCTTAAAGAAGAAGTTGACCTACTTATAGATGAAACTAAGAAACATAAAGAGGATGTTCAGGCTAAAGAGGAAATGCTTGCCACATTACGTCTTCAGAAGTCTAATGAGCAGGATGTTCTTCACAATCAAATCCAAATGCTAACAGTCCAAATGGAAGAGCTTAGCTCGTCTCTCAAGGAGGCTGAACAGCATATTCAGCTTAAGCAAGACTTGTTGGCTAAGACCCAACAAGAGAATATCCAACAAAAGGAGGTACTCCAGCAACAAATTTTAACCCATCAAGAAGAGGTTCGAAAGCTTAATGCAGAGATGCAAGTCAAAAATGAACAGCTTGTTAAACTGAGGAATGACAGCGTTCAACACTCTGAATTTCTGGAGCAAGAAATTAAAGATCTAAAAGATCATATAGAAAGTCTGAAAGACTCTTTCAAAAAAGCTGAGGAACAAGTTCAAGCTCAGCAGGTTATACTTACAAACCAGGAGCAGGAGAGTGGTCATCAGATAAAGCTACTGCAGCAACAACTGTCAGCTTCTGAAGAGAGGGTAAGGAGCCTGGAGGAGGAGATCCAGACtaaagagaaacagatggaGACACTGACAAATCAAAGTTCAGAGCAGGCAGAACTACTAGAGCAAGAGATCcaaaaattaaagaaacaggCTGAGTGTCTTGGTATGTCACTGAAGTCAGCTGAGGAGAATTTAAAATCTAAGGAAAGTCTGTTTGTTGAACAGCAACTACAGAGCAAACAATGCATAGAAGGGCTCCAGGCACAAATGGTAGTATCTCAAGATGAGGTGACAAGGCTAAATGCAGAGATTAATTCCAAGGAGGAGCTGTTGGTTCACTTAAAAACTGAGAATTCTAGGCACTCAGAATCACTGCATCAGGAGATTGAAAGTCTGAATAAACAAATACTAAGCATGCACAATATTCTTGAGATTACCAAAGTCCAGGTTCAAACCAAAGAAGATTTGATAGTCAAGCACAAACAGGAGAGCACTTTGCAGATCGAGGCTCTTAAAAAGGACAGTGCAGTCCTCGAGGAAGTGGTTAATCAACTGAAGTCTGATATCCAAACTAAAGAGCGAGATCTCAATATGGTAAAGGCTGAGAGCTGCAAAAATTTAGAAGTGCTTCAGAATGAAATCCAAACTCTCAGAGATCAGGTGCAGACTTTGAGTGAGTCACTTAAGATTGCATCTGAGCAGATTCAGACTAAAGAAAACCTGCTGGCTCAGAAGGAATTGGAGATTTTTCTGGAAAAagatgcatttaaaaacatgatgaCAACCACTGAAGAGGAAATACGAAAGCTCAAGGAACAGCTTCAGGCTAAAGATGAACATCTGATCACACTAAAAGAAGAGCACTCTAAACATTCTGACATGCAACAGCAAGACATCAGATGTCTAAAGAATCAACTCGATAATATGGGTCATTCTCTCACAAAGGCTGAGGAAGAAGTTAAGGCACAGCAGGTTATGCtcaacaaacaggaaacagagagCACTCTACAGAAGGAGCTTTTGCAGCAACAACTGTTTGCCGCTGAGCAAGAGGTGAGGAAGATTAAAGAGGAGATCCAAACTAAAGAGGAACAAATGACACTGCTGAAGGCTAACAACAAGGAACAGTCAGATTTGCTAAGTCAGGAGATCCAATGTTTAAAGCAACAGGTAGAGACACTTGGCTCTTCACTGAAGAAGGCTGAGGAAGAAATGAAATCTAAGGAAGCTCTTTTGACTCAACAACAGCAAGAAAACGCTCACCAAAGGGAGGCCCTGCAAAGCTTAGGGGAGAAAGCCAAACAAGTAGAGATTCTACAGCAGCAGATTTATTCACATGAAGAAGAGTTTGAAAAGCTAAAACGGTCCCATGATGAGAAAGAGAGCCTCCTCCTGAAAGCTGAAGAGGAGCTTCAAAAGGAGGTTGAAACCATTTCTTTGAAACTTAAGGCTAAGGAGCAGTTGTTGTTTGAAGCTAAACAAGAATCTGCTGAGCAGATGgatcaccttcagcagcagttACACTCAGTAAATTCAGAACTGACCCAACACAAAGAAGCTGCAGTCTTCAGAGAACAACAAGTAGTACAGGAGTTGCAGGATGCCGCTTTAAGAGAAAAGGAGGCTCTTCAGGAAAAAGAAGCACTAAAGGAACAGCTTCAGGCTAAAGATGAACATCTGATCACACTAAAAGAAGAGCACTCTAAACATTCTGACATGCAACAGCAAGACATCAGATGTCTAAAGAATCAACTCGATAATATGGGTCATTCTCTCACAAAGGCTGAGGAAGAAGTTAAGGCACAGCAGGTTATGctcaaaaaacaggaaacagagagCACTCTACAGAAGGAGCTTTTGCAGCAACAACTGTTTGCCGCTGAGCAGGAGGTGAGGAAGATTAAAGAGGAGATCCAAACTAAAGAGGAACAAATGACACTGCTGAAGGCTAACAACAAGGAACAGTCAGATTTGCTAAGTCAGGAGATCCAATGTTTAAAGCAACAGGTAGAGACACTTGGCTCTTCACTGAAGAAGGCTGAGGAAGAAATGAAATCTAAGGAAGCTCTTTTGACTCAACAACAGCAAGAAAACGCTCACCAAAGGGAGGCCCTGCAAAGCTTAGGGGAGAAAGCCAAACAAGTAGAGATTCTACAGCAGCAGATTTATTCACATGAAGAAGAGTTTGAAAATCTAAAACGGTCCCATGATGAGAAAGAGAGCCTCCTCCTGAAAGCTGAAGAGGAGCTTCAAAAGGAGGTTGAAACCATTTCTTTGAAACTTAAGGCTAAGGAGCAGTTGTTGTTTGAAGCTAAACAAGAATCTGCTGAGCAGATGgatcaccttcagcagcagttACACTCAGTAAATTCAGAACTGACCCAACACAAAGAAGCTGCAGTCTTCAGAGAACAACAAGTAGTACAGGAGTTGCAGGATGCCGCTTTAAGAGAAAAGGAG GCTCttcaggaaaaagaaacactCATTGCTAGAATACTTCATGCAGAAAATGATTGCAAGGCTCTGAAGAAACAAGTTGAAGCCATGGTCTTGGAGAAGGAGGGACTTACTGAAGCCAAACAGGCCatagaaagagaaaatgcagCCTCACGTAAACTGGGATCGGTGCTACAGCATGAGTTGGACAGTTTGAAAACAGACAATGACAAACTCAtgaaagagagacaaacaagTGAGGCGACAAGGAGAGAACTCCAGGAACAGCTCTCAGCTAAATCAGAGGCTGCAGAACACTACAAGGCACAG ATGGAGAAAGCAGTAAGTCATTATAACAGCAAGAAGCAGCTCCTACAGAAAAGCCAAGAGGAGATGACTCAGCTCCAGTGCTCCCTAGAGGTTAAAGAGTGTGAACTAAAGACTATTACCATGGATAACAAGCGACTTCAGTTGGATTTGGACAAAGCCCAAACCAATATGAACAAACTCAAGACAAAGGTGGCCACTCTGGAAGCAAAG CTGGCCTTTGTTAACCAAAACCTCCAGGCACAGAATAAGATAAATGGTAACGAAGACAGAACAACGGAGTTGCATTACTTGAAGATTCCTAATGCAAATGCTGACACTAGAGCGCTGGTGAAGAGGAGTATAAGCTCTGACAGCCTGGACCAGAGCTCCCTGGAAGACTCTTTGAACACCAGAAG CAGGAAATTTTCAGCTCCTGGTGAATCAAGCACACCGCTTGTTCGCAGTTCAGAACGTCTGGCAGCAAAACGCCGGGGTCTACAGGCTGAGTCGCTGGAAACCTTGTACTTTACACCTATAAACACCAGGCAAATCAGCAG GACCAGCACAGAGCAACAAATGGAACTGGATTCAGCCTGTAAAAATCCAACTTCATCTGTCAAACGCCGGAGAACCACACAAGTAATAAACATCACGATGACCAAG AAAACCCCACAATGCACTGAAGGTGATGAGACTTTTTACAGTCTGGCCTCAGCTCGCTCTCAACCAAACCTTACAAGTGGCGATTCTGCAAGACCCATGTCCATGGACCTGTGTGATACACCTGCTAGAACTGGTGCTGCCAGTGATCAACTCATTGGTCTTCCAGGGTTCAGGCGGAAAACACTACATTCACAGA CCACTAGTACATTCTGTGTGGGGGCAGAAAATGAACCAGAGGTTGCTCCTGAAGACTGGATGAGGATTGCTGAGCTCCAGGCCAGGAACAAGGCCTGTCTCCCACACCTAAAGAGCAGCTACCCTGTTGAGTCTGAG ACTGGCCGTAGTAGTACTTTCATGTTCACAGATGAAGAACTACGTACAGGTGACCCATCTGAAACGATCCGTCGGGCGTCCATGATGCCCTGCCAGTTACGGGACTCTCTCGCCTCCCGTCGCCACTCCCTCATGATGGGACAAACCCATACTCTCCCCTTGATGTCTGGTCAGTTGCCATCAAGAACTGTCAGCTCCACTCAACCAAAAAGCCCAAAAGGCACAAAGCGTCCTTCAGCTACGTTGTCAGTACATCCAACTTCACCCGAG AAAAAGGTGAAGGCCAGCTGCTTCCCCCGTCCCCTGACTCCCAAAAATAAGAATGACAACAGTGGACCTTTACCG GCTGAGCGGAGGGAGTCTTTCATGTTTGTCATTGAAAACACCCCTAAAAGTAACAATTACTTAAAAAAGGGGCTGAACAAACCACGCAGTGCCAGGAAAAAATCCCCAGGAAAAAGTCTAAAGAAGTCGCCTGCTCAGACAACTGCACGCAAGTGCCAGGAAAACCTCCCCCCTGGATCGGGACAAGCTGGTAGAGCTGCCAAATCTCCTGGGATAATGGCCAAGACTCGCAAG ATGATGAGAAAGATAAATGGTTGA